The DNA segment TGATACTACTGCCCCTGCCGTGATCACAGGCGAAATTCCTAGTGCAGTGCTTGCAGAAACAAAAGCGACTCCTACTGTTGCAGCAGTGGTTAAAGAGCTACCTATACTGAGACCTATAATGGAAGTTACGACAAAAACAATGGCATAGTAAAATCTCCCTGATACTAAGTCAACCGCAATATAAATAAATGTTGGAATGGTACCGCTGGCCATCCAACTGCTTATCAGCATCCCAATAAAAAAGAAAATCATAACAGCTGCGATGCCTGATTTAGCTCCATTAACCATGGCTTCTTCCAAATCTTTAAAGCTTATTTTTTTAAATACGCCATATCCCAGTAATAGAGCTATGCCTGAAATTATCGCTAGGTGCGGGACCACCTGAAGGCTAATGATCAAATACCCAACCAGCCCCATTAAAGCCGCTATAATCAACATGGCTTCAGCTGGTTTGATGGTTAATACTTTTTGTTCTGGTTCCATAGAAAATTTCCTCCTAGTAAATATATAAATGAACGCAAAAAGGCCCCTCCGTCTAGGGACGAAAGGACTCCGCGTTACCACCCTAATTGGCAAGGTTAAATCTTGTACACCTTGCCCTCTTAAAAAGTATGCCCGTATATAACAGCTGTACTTCAAAATGGTCACTGCCCAGATTTTCACCCTCCATCTGGTCTCTATTTGCTGCTCATGACATTTCTACTAAAACTGTAGGCGTGTTATTCACTATATCACTAAAACGCTTTTAAGCGTTAAAGTATATGTGTAAATAATATACCCCGCCATTCTTTGTTTGTCAAAAGGTTTTTAAACATAATAAAAAAGACTCCCAACCAAATTGGTTGAGAGTCTTTAAACATTCAGGGGAAAATCATTTATTTTTTAATCCACTTGAATTGATAAGGAGCCAGTTCTACTTTTAATTCAACGAATTCCTGACTCCAAAGGTCGTAGCCTTCTAACGCAAGCTTGACCTCAATTTGTTTTATTTGTCGACATCTATTCGGAATTTGTCGATATTTCCCGGGAATTTGTTAAAAATTGGAAAAACAGTTGATGCGCTAGGTTAAATATCATCTCGCATATCGACTTCTTTTTCTATTAAAGAAGATAGCTCTGGGGATTTATTTGAATGTTATATCGCCCGGCGATACGAACAAAAAAAAGCCTTTAACAGGCATATTATTTTCCGAATATGGAGAAAAGCCACGCCCATTTTTCTTTAGGCTGTTGTATCGCTTCTTCTAAACGTTTATTAAAACCATTTTGTGAAATCCATTCTTTTTTCTGTTCGTCCCGCATATTTTGTATTTCCTTTTGTAAGAAATCGCTTATTTGTTGCTCCTGTTGCAACAATGTTTCGTAATGGGTTATTTGTTGTTCAGTTAATTTCTCAATTTTAGCATGAGTTTTTTGTGCAGAATTTCCAATATTAGAACTTATAACATGGTGATCTTGCTGGAGCCGGGAAATCTGTGTTTTAAGCTGAGACATATCGTTTGTCAGTTGAACATTTATTTCACGTGTGGCTGCGAGTTCATTGGCTAAAATCATTAAGATCTCTTCCAATTGTTTGGGGTCTTGGGGTAAATTACCATATGTACCGGATATAGCAATCTCAGTTTCATTGAGTCCTTCTAAACATTCTTTTTGTTTATATACTATGTCTTTAGCCGTTTCGTCTAGGGGCTTGTCCGTATCGCGTAATGCTATAAGAGCTTCGATGTCAGATTGTACAAAAATACGCCGATCTCCATCTTTCAAAAACTCATATCCATTTCGCTCTAAGATTTGGCCATACTTTCGAACAGTGGGTGTTGCAATTCCTAATTTTTCTGCCACTTCTTTGGAAGAGAAAGCTTGTTCATTAGGTTGTATATCACGTCGCATATCGCACCTCCTTTTTATTAAATATGAACGTTTTTAAATGTATTTGCAAGGGTCATATCACCTAGCGATACGCAATACAAAAAAAGAGAGGGGTTTCGGCGAGCCTCCTCGGAGAAAAGCGTCTGCGGGGTCTCCCCTGAACCATACTCCCACAGGAGTCTTCGTGCCTTCCGCTCCAATCAACAGGGTGTAAAGGCAACACTGATCTTTAACACAACCAATAAAAAAGACTCCCAGCCAAATGGTTGAGAGTCTTTGAGTGTTCGCAAAAATTAACGTTTTGAGAACTGAGGCGCACGACGAGCACCTTTAAGACCGTATTTCTTACGCTCTTTCATACGTGCATCACGAGTTAATAAACCTGCGCGCTTTAATGTTGGACGGAACTCAGGGTCAGCTTGAAGTAATGCGCGAGCAATACCGTGGCGGATTGCGCCAGCTTGACCAGTGTATCCACCGCCGCTTACGTTTACAAGAACATCATAGCTGCCTACAGTTTCAGTAGCTACTAATGGTTGTCTTACAACAACACGTAAAGCTTCAAATGGGATATAATCTTCGATTTCACGACCGTTAACTACAATTTTACCTGTGCCTGGAACTAGACGCACACGTGCGACTGAGCTCTTACGGCGACCAGTACCGATATATTGAACTTGTGCCAAGTTAATTCCCTCCCTTTAAATTATCCGCGAAGTTCGTAAACTTCAGGTTTTTGTGCTTGGTGCGGATGT comes from the Neobacillus sp. PS2-9 genome and includes:
- the rpsI gene encoding 30S ribosomal protein S9 — its product is MAQVQYIGTGRRKSSVARVRLVPGTGKIVVNGREIEDYIPFEALRVVVRQPLVATETVGSYDVLVNVSGGGYTGQAGAIRHGIARALLQADPEFRPTLKRAGLLTRDARMKERKKYGLKGARRAPQFSKR